In Methanobacterium paludis, the following proteins share a genomic window:
- the trpA gene encoding tryptophan synthase subunit alpha yields the protein MNPNNNTQNNKIKVDSYLEMFKKVKDKGEGAFIPFVVAGDPDFETSLQIVKKLVESGADSLEIGFTFSDPVADGPTVQNADIRASNTGMTTKKGFEFIKRVREFTGIPIGLLVYYNLIYKMGIDEFYKNASEVGVNGVLAADLPPEEAQDAVKTARKYGVDPIFIAAQTTSNERLKQIADMCSGFLYVVSVMGVTGARSEVKTSTVELVERMRSHTDIPICVGFGISKPEHVTEVIEAGADGAIVGSALINVIAENLDDYESIKTKIGNSCSNLKEATRN from the coding sequence ATGAATCCAAATAACAACACTCAAAATAATAAAATCAAGGTAGACTCCTATTTGGAAATGTTCAAAAAAGTTAAAGATAAAGGTGAAGGGGCATTCATACCATTTGTTGTTGCAGGAGACCCTGATTTTGAAACATCACTCCAGATCGTGAAAAAACTGGTTGAAAGTGGAGCAGACAGTCTTGAAATAGGATTTACATTCAGTGATCCTGTTGCAGACGGCCCAACCGTGCAAAATGCAGATATAAGGGCATCCAATACAGGCATGACCACAAAAAAAGGATTTGAATTTATAAAAAGAGTCCGTGAATTTACAGGCATTCCGATAGGACTTCTGGTATATTACAACCTCATCTACAAGATGGGAATCGATGAGTTTTATAAAAATGCAAGTGAAGTCGGTGTAAACGGTGTACTTGCAGCAGATCTGCCACCTGAAGAAGCACAGGATGCAGTAAAAACAGCCCGAAAGTATGGGGTGGATCCGATATTCATTGCCGCACAAACCACCAGCAATGAAAGGCTTAAACAGATTGCAGACATGTGTTCAGGATTTCTTTACGTGGTATCAGTCATGGGAGTCACAGGTGCAAGGTCTGAAGTTAAAACCAGCACTGTTGAACTGGTTGAAAGAATGCGCAGCCACACAGATATTCCCATATGTGTAGGTTTTGGAATTTCAAAGCCGGAGCATGTAACTGAGGTTATTGAAGCAGGGGCTGATGGTGCAATCGTGGGAAGCGCACTCATAAATGTTATTGCAGAAAATCTTGATGATTACGAGAGCATAAAAACAAAAATAGGAAATTCCTGCAGTAATTTGAAGGAAGCAACCCGAAATTAA
- the trpD gene encoding anthranilate phosphoribosyltransferase, with protein MIAESLKKVVAGHDLDEEESYKCMVEIMGGNASDIHISSFLTALAIKGETATEITGFVKAMRDVCINVSHTIDLPLVDTCGTGGDRFKTFNVSTAAAIIAASCGVAIAKHGNRSITSICGGADILEALGVDINCDKQGVEKCLENAGIGFMFAPNFHPAMKNVMPVRRGLGIRTVFNILGPLTSPANADIQLLGVFDPEYVDVVAKVLRNLGLKRAMVVHGFDDKGEPAMDEISTIGKTRVAILDDGVIKVHEIYPEDFGLEKVNPDHIKAPKTLEGNLNVVRKVLEGKKENEKDEARLDLCLANAGAILFIAGKAENLEEGVKTARAAVESGKALKKLEEFVDVSKEAEVPNLSCCK; from the coding sequence ATGATTGCAGAAAGCTTAAAAAAAGTTGTAGCCGGACACGATTTAGATGAAGAAGAATCTTACAAGTGTATGGTAGAAATAATGGGCGGTAATGCAAGTGATATTCATATCTCATCATTTTTGACCGCACTTGCAATCAAAGGTGAGACTGCTACGGAGATAACAGGATTTGTAAAGGCTATGAGGGATGTTTGCATAAACGTGTCCCACACTATAGATTTGCCACTTGTTGATACGTGTGGTACTGGTGGTGACAGGTTTAAAACCTTCAACGTGAGCACTGCAGCGGCAATAATTGCAGCATCATGCGGAGTTGCCATTGCAAAACATGGAAACCGCAGTATAACAAGCATATGTGGTGGGGCTGATATTTTAGAGGCTCTTGGAGTTGATATAAACTGTGATAAGCAGGGTGTGGAGAAATGCCTTGAAAATGCAGGCATAGGGTTCATGTTTGCCCCTAACTTTCACCCTGCAATGAAGAATGTAATGCCTGTAAGGCGAGGGCTTGGAATTCGAACGGTTTTCAACATTTTAGGGCCACTAACATCCCCTGCAAATGCGGATATTCAGCTTCTCGGAGTTTTTGACCCGGAATACGTGGATGTGGTTGCAAAAGTTCTTAGAAACCTCGGACTCAAAAGGGCAATGGTTGTACACGGGTTTGATGATAAAGGTGAGCCTGCAATGGATGAAATTTCAACCATAGGAAAAACTCGTGTTGCAATCCTTGATGATGGAGTTATCAAGGTGCATGAAATTTATCCTGAAGATTTTGGACTTGAAAAAGTCAATCCTGATCATATAAAAGCTCCTAAAACTCTTGAAGGTAATTTAAATGTTGTAAGAAAAGTTTTAGAAGGGAAAAAAGAGAATGAAAAAGATGAAGCCCGCCTTGATCTATGCCTTGCAAATGCAGGTGCAATCCTTTTCATAGCCGGAAAAGCAGAAAATCTTGAAGAGGGTGTTAAAACTGCCCGTGCAGCTGTTGAATCAGGCAAAGCACTGAAGAAACTTGAAGAATTTGTGGATGTAAGTAAAGAAGCAGAAGTTCCCAATCTTTCATGTTGCAAATAA
- a CDS encoding adenylate kinase, with translation MVQWNLAAVVGVPGVGKTSLCRQAAKDLECTHVNYGELMLEVARQKGLASTDSEMFSLDIDVQHQIWRTAAEEIKGMSNVLVDLHGVDKSQIGYIISLPIETIFPDIIIIIESTCINIMERRHNDPSKRRIIEDIKSIKEHMKLLRSSIATCSVILGCTFTVLQNNDFDECLDELVDILGK, from the coding sequence ATGGTTCAATGGAACCTCGCCGCTGTGGTGGGTGTTCCTGGAGTTGGTAAAACATCACTGTGCAGACAGGCCGCAAAGGATCTGGAATGCACCCATGTGAATTACGGAGAACTTATGCTTGAGGTTGCAAGGCAAAAAGGCCTTGCCTCAACCGATTCTGAGATGTTCAGTCTGGATATTGATGTTCAACACCAGATCTGGAGAACTGCTGCAGAAGAGATCAAAGGGATGAGTAACGTCCTTGTAGACCTCCATGGAGTGGATAAATCTCAGATAGGTTACATAATTTCTTTGCCAATTGAAACCATATTCCCAGACATAATTATTATAATCGAATCAACATGCATCAACATAATGGAAAGGCGGCATAACGACCCATCCAAAAGAAGGATCATAGAGGATATAAAAAGTATAAAAGAGCATATGAAACTTTTAAGGAGTTCTATTGCAACATGTTCTGTTATTTTAGGATGCACTTTTACAGTACTGCAGAATAATGATTTTGATGAATGTCTTGATGAACTTGTTGATATTTTAGGCAAATAA
- a CDS encoding metal-sulfur cluster assembly factor: MSEDIAIKVKEALSKIPDPHMGVSIVELGIVGDIEVNEKEKTAKIVIIPTNPGCMSAANIAMQARIEAEKLDEIDKAEIVVEGHMMADAICEMVNK; this comes from the coding sequence ATGAGCGAAGACATAGCTATAAAAGTAAAAGAAGCACTTTCAAAGATACCTGATCCTCATATGGGAGTTAGTATCGTTGAACTGGGAATCGTAGGTGACATCGAAGTTAACGAGAAAGAGAAAACCGCTAAAATCGTCATTATACCAACAAACCCCGGATGTATGAGCGCAGCCAACATAGCAATGCAGGCCAGGATCGAAGCTGAGAAACTCGACGAAATTGACAAAGCAGAGATCGTTGTTGAAGGCCATATGATGGCAGACGCCATATGTGAGATGGTGAATAAATAA
- a CDS encoding DUF5591 domain-containing protein: MKIPCIIEESLHRPEARRWRQRMSLLEPVGDVVVVLPCSMKKPYSISKSHTIFMRATKKVQEAILTSPFGVCPREMERTYPIQSYDTSTTGDWSREEIDVTGECLRDYVGGKEVIAHVSGGYREVCEAYLDDAVYTCEDGRPTSWESMDNLKQELKKHPKPRANEKRLHGLRSIARYQFNTLDADALIPDGSKAVGRFNQNIIHEKEQIATLLFETGFYSLSMKGGEILRDMGKKWVKIDFDLKTNTVFAPGVLDADPDIVPKDEVVILRNDEVVGVGKAVLTGKEMKNASIGIAVKLRHRKK, from the coding sequence ATGAAAATCCCATGTATAATAGAAGAATCTCTTCACAGGCCAGAAGCCCGTAGATGGAGACAGAGAATGAGTTTACTTGAACCTGTCGGTGATGTGGTAGTTGTACTCCCCTGCAGTATGAAAAAACCCTACTCAATATCCAAATCCCACACAATATTCATGAGAGCAACCAAAAAAGTGCAGGAAGCAATTCTAACCTCTCCATTTGGGGTTTGTCCCCGAGAAATGGAAAGAACCTATCCCATACAATCCTATGATACATCAACAACCGGAGACTGGTCCCGGGAAGAAATAGATGTTACAGGAGAATGTCTCAGAGATTATGTGGGTGGAAAAGAGGTTATAGCACATGTTTCAGGAGGTTACAGAGAAGTCTGTGAAGCCTACCTTGACGATGCAGTTTACACCTGTGAAGATGGCAGACCCACATCATGGGAATCCATGGACAACCTTAAGCAGGAGCTCAAAAAACATCCAAAACCTAGGGCAAATGAAAAAAGATTGCACGGTCTACGATCCATAGCCCGGTACCAGTTCAACACTCTTGACGCTGATGCTTTAATACCTGATGGATCTAAGGCAGTGGGACGTTTTAACCAGAATATAATCCATGAAAAGGAACAGATCGCAACTCTACTTTTTGAAACAGGATTTTACTCCCTCAGCATGAAAGGAGGAGAAATCTTGAGGGATATGGGCAAAAAATGGGTCAAAATAGACTTTGATCTTAAAACAAACACAGTTTTTGCGCCAGGTGTACTTGATGCAGACCCAGATATTGTTCCAAAGGATGAGGTTGTAATCCTGAGAAACGACGAAGTTGTTGGGGTGGGTAAAGCAGTTTTAACCGGCAAAGAAATGAAAAACGCCAGCATTGGTATTGCAGTGAAGTTAAGACACAGAAAAAAGTAA